The genomic stretch TAGACACTGATCGAGTTCCGGCCAGAGGACTCGCAGGTACGTAACGTCACTTCCCAGAATGAGCGGAAACCTGGGACCATCGATTCGATCGATCCCGAATCGCAACTGTTGCACGCGACATCGATCGGCAACCGGTTGCGTACTCATCCGCACCAGATGCAACGGATCATCGACGCCATCCGTCAATACAACTTCGGCGCCGCGCATCGCCGCCGCCAAACCCGCGTGACCGGTTCCACAACCCAGCTCAAGCACCCGCATGCCGTTGATATCGATACGATCGAGATAGTGGTCCAGGCCTGACGCGGCTCGCCATGTTGCTGCCCAAAACGGATCGATGACGCCCTCTTCGCCCGCGTCTTGTCGCTCGCAAGCCTCGATTAGCATTCCATCCGGATCTGAAGCGACGGCCAAACGCGATTCTTGGCCGGCGATGACAGTGGGCTGCCAATGCCACTTAAACTTAATCTCGTTCATGACTTCAACCACTCGGCTGCTTCGGGAGCAAAGTAGGTCAGAATGCCATCAGCGCCAGCGCGTTTGAATGCGGTCAAACTCTCCATCATCACCTGTTGACGATCGAGCCAACCGTTTTGTGCGGCAGCAGAAAGCATCGCGTACTCACCGCTGACTTGATAGACAAACGTCGGAACGGCAAAGGTTGCTTTGACACGATGGACGATATCCAAATAGGGCATCCCCGGTTTGATCATCACGCTGTCGGCACCTTCGGCCAGATCCAGTGCGACTTCGTGGAGTGCTTCATCGGATTGCGTGGGCGATTGTTGATACGTCATTTTACTGCCGCCGGCGAGGTTGCCCGATGATCCGACCGCGTCGCGAAACGGTCCGTAAAATGCGCTGGCGTACTTGGCGGCATAGGACATGATTTGGACGTCGATCTTTCCTGCGCCATCCAGTGCCGCGCGGATCGCGCCGATGCGTCCGTCCATCATGTCGCTTGGCGCGATGATGTCGCAACCGGCTTCGGCTTGGATGATCGCTTGCTGACAAAGCACTTCGATCGTTTCGTCATTGACGACATAGCCATCGCGGACCAGCCCGTCCTGGCCATGGCTGCTGTACGGATCCAGCGCCACATCACAGATGACGCCCAGCGAGTCGCCCACTTCCGCCTTGATCGCACGTACCGTTCGACACACCAAGTTTTCGGCATTGACAGCTTCGCGAGCGTCGTCCGTTTTCAATTTGGGATCGGTCGCGGGAAAAATGGCGATGGCCGGGATGCCCAGTTCACAAGCGGCAGCCGCTTGCCGTGCGATTTGGTCGACTCCCAATCGTTCAACGCCCGGTAACGAACCGACGGCGACGCGTCCTTTTTCATCGAAAACGAACCAGGGCCAAATCAGATCGGAAGCCGTCAACGAACTTTCGGCAACAAGCTGGCGAGACCATGAATGCCGTCGCACACGTCGCATTCGAGTTGCCGGGTAGGAGCCGCGAGAAAATTGGGACACAGAAATGGTTCCTTCGGATCGGCACATTTGTGCCACCTGTTCAATGGATTGCCTGGAAAACCCATATTAGCAACGAGGCCAAGCAAAGGTCAGGCGTGCAAAACTTGACGGCTTGAAACGGAATTTGCCATGCGTGAACATCGTTTGATGTGCGCCGATCGCCGGCATAGCGGCTAAGATAGAGTCCCCGCCCCTCACCTCCTCGCCGCAATGAGCCCTCCCCGATGCGTTCGAGCCAATTCGTTCTCACCTGTCTTTTTGCCGTGGCTGTCTCGTCTTGGATCCGTGCCGACGGGTTGAATCCACGCGAAGAATTCTTCGAAAACCAAGTCCGTCCGTTGCTGATTGCCAAGTGCCAAGAATGTCACTCGGCATCGCTGCAGGAATCGGATCTGCGGCTAGATGGTCAGGCATTCGTCTTGCAAGGAGGGATCAGTGGTCCCGCTGCCGTCGCGCGGAACATTGACGACAGCTTGATCATCCAAGCGGTCACGGGCCAAAAAGGGCTCGATCGAATGCCTCCCGACGAGCCGCTCGAGCCGGAAGAAATTTTGATCTTGAAGAAGTGGGTGCGAATCGGTTTGCCGTGGACCGCCGAGGACGTGCCGCCTGCATCCGAAGCGGGACACCCAATTCCGTTGGGTGATCAAGTCGCTATCGGCAAGGCGGCCCAGTCACACTGGGCGTTTCAACCCGTCGCCAAAACACCGCCGCCGACCGTAGCGGCTGACATGGCCGAATGGGTCAACAATCCGATCGACGCGTTCATCGCGTCCCGGTTGTCGGACAATCGGTTGAGTCCCAATCCTGTTGCCGAACGTCGAGTTCTGATTCGGCGAATGTACTTTGATCTGATTGGGCTACCGCCAACGGCAACGCAAATTGATGCACTGGAGCACGACCCACGTCCGGATCACGTTGTCTTGGACGAATTGGCGACGACATTGCTGGCAAGCGACCACCATGGTGAACGATGGGCGAGATATTGGTTGGACCTCGCCCGATACGCCGACACGCGTGACTGGCAAGCCCAAGCGGAACTTCGCTATCCGTACGCTTACACGTACCGTGACTACGTGATCGAAAGTCTGAACGCGGACAAACCGTACGACGTTTTCGTGCGACAACAGATCGCCGCAGATTCCTATACCGACGATGCCGCATCCCCCGACTTGGCGGCACTGGGTTTGTTGACGGTGGGGCCAATGTTTCGAAACAACCAATTGGAACAAGTCGCTGACAAAATCGATGTCGTTTGCCGAGGGCTGATGGGGATCACGGTAAGCTGCGCACGCTGTCACGATCACAAATACGATCCGATTCCGATCGAAGACTTCTATTCGTTGTACGGTGTGTTCGCCAGTACGCGAATGCCAGACGAACTGCCTGTCATTCCTGGCTCGAAGGCTTCGCCAGAACTGTTGGCTGACTTTCAAGCCAAGCTGGATGCACGACGGCGGGCACTCGACAGTTACAAACAGGAACTGAAACAAGAAGCCGAAGCGGCTCTTCGCCAGAGCCTTCCGAAGTATTTGGACGGTTTCGTCTTGATGACCGTTTCAGGCAAGTCCGACATCCGCGGCACGATCAGCAAGTTGAAGGTCAAAGACATCGCGATGACGCCGCTGGACAATGTGCTCGCCAAGTCGCTGAAAGACGCTTCGCTTGCCGATCATCCCGTGCTGGGGCCTTGGCAACAGGGACTGTCGCTGTCCGACAAAGAGTTTGTGGGCAAACGGGAAACGTTGATTTCGGCGTGGTCGAGCGACAAGAAGTTGAACCCACGGATTGCTGCCGAGTTGACATCAAATCCACCCAAGTCGCGTGTCGAGTTGGTGAAGACCTACGCGGTTGTTTTCGACCGCGTGATCCAGAAGTGGACGCGTCAAGCGAAAGCGAATGCGAATGCTGCGTCACTTCCGGATCCGGCTGACGAAGCGGTCCGAGACGTGTTGTTGAGTCGCGATGGCTGGCTTGATCTCGACGTGGATGCCGTCCTCGCCGCGTCGCGATTGACGGGCAAGGGCCGCAAGAGTCTGGGCGATCTTGAGAAAGCAATCACCGAAGTGGAAGTCACCCACCCCGGCGCGCCGCCCAAAGCGATGACGTTGGTCGACTTAGAAAAACCGATCACACCGTATGTGATGCTGCGAGGCGAACCGAATCGTCGTGGCGACCGGGTACCAAGACAGTTTCTGCGAATGATTGCGGGCGACCAACGCAAGCCATTCGGTGACGGCAGCGGACGCCGTGAGTTGGCCGAAGCAATCGTCGATGCGGGTAATCCACTGACGTCGCGAGTTGCCGTCAATCGAATCTGGTCTCGCTATTTCGGTATGGGATTGGCCGAATCGTTAGACGATTTTGGGCTTCGCAGCGAGCCGCCCAATCACCCCGAATTGCTGGATTGGTTGGCAACGGAATTCGTTCGCAACGGTTGGTCGATGAAATGGCTGCATCACACCATTGTCAGCAGCAACACGTATCGGCAAGGCTCGGCCGCTCGCGACGACGGATTGTTGGCCGATCCCGAGAACCGCTTATTGTGGCGCCAGAACCGGCGGCGTTTGGATTTTGAAGCAATGCGAGACTCGATGTTATCGGTCGCCGGATCATTGGATCCTTCGATCGGCGGCAGGTCGGTGAAGTTGAGCGATGTTCCCTTTTCCAATCGGCGCTCGGTGTACGCCTATGTTGATCGCATCGAGTTGGACCCGATGCTAAGTACATTCGATTTCGCATCGCCAACGGCTTCGGCAGCGTCACGGCCTGAGACGACAATTCCACAGCAAGCCTTGTTTGCAATGAACCACCCATTTGTCGCGCAGCTCTGTCGGCACATTGCCACTGACGTCAAAGCGAGTGATTTTTCCGCCGATGAATCGGCGCTCGTCGAATCGATCTATCGGCGTGTGTTTGGTCGATCGCCGTCACCCGAAGAGGCGTCGACATCGGTCGACTTTGTACGCACGGCAAATCAACAGCCCGATGAATCGGTTTCTACTTGGCAGTATGGGTACGGCCCAATGAATCCCGGTGACACGGGGAATCCGGGGGACGTCGATGACAATTCCGTGCCGTTCACGCCGCTACCGCATTGGACCGGCCAGGTCTATCAAGCAAGCGAAGAGTTTCCTGATCCCGAGTTCAAGCACGTTCGATTGACCGCTGCCGGAGGCCATCCCGGCAGCACAGATCAACGCTGCGCCATTCGTCGCTGGAGCGCGCCAGCCGATGGTGTGGTGCGAATTTCCGGAGTCCTGAAACACACCCGTGAAGGCAGCGACGGCGTGGTCGCCATGATACGCAGTGCCGACGTGTCGACTCAGCATGAAGTCGCCCAGAGCACTGCAAAAACCGATGTGAAAGAAATCCAAGTTCGTCGCGGTGACGTGATCGACTTTGTTGTCGCCTGCGGCGCAACGTCACGATCAGACTCCTACAGCTGGATCGTGACGATCGTCGGTTTGGACGGCGATCTTCGCAAGCAGACTTGGAAGTCCAGTGACGATTTCCAGCCACCGCCGCCGCCCCTCTTGGAACCGTTGGCCCAGTTGGCACAGGCGTTGATGTTGACGAACGAATTTTTGTACATGGACTAAAGAGTGATGATGAACCAAATTGCAAATCGACGTCAATTGTTGACCCAAAGCGGCATGGGGCTGGGCATGTTGGCGTTGGCAGGATTGATGTCCGACGATGCGGGCGCACAGCAAGCGACCGATGGTGGCGGAGGCAGTTCGCTACGTTCGAAGTCGCCACATTTCGCGGCGAAGGCCAAGCGAGTGATTCACTTGTTTGCCAACGGAGGTCCCAGCCAAATCGATACGTTTGATCCCAAACCAGCCCTTGAAAAAATGGCCGGTAAAACGCTAAGCGACAAGCTGGGGCGTGACCGACGCTTGGGCGGCGTTGCCCACCCGTCGATTTTCAAGTTTGCCAAACATGGCGAATGTGGAACCGAAGTCAGCGAGCTGTTCCCCAATGTCGCCAAACACGTCGACAAGATGTGTGTGATTCGTTCCATGGTTACGGACGTCCCGAACCATGAACCCGGATTGATGATGATGAATTGCGGCGACATCGTTCGGCCACGGCCCAGCGTCGGGTCGTGGGCGCTCTATGGTTTGGGGACCGAGAATCAAAGTCTGCCGGGCTATGTCGTGATGTGCCCCAGTGGCTTGCCGACCGCGGCGACGGCGAATTGGCGCAGCGCCTTCTTGCCGGGGATTTATCAAGGCACGCATGTCGACACGAAGTACACCGATCCGGATGAACTGATCGCTAACATCGAGAACAAGTTTTTGGTTCACGGCCAACAACACCGGCAACTCGATCTTGTCCGACAGTTGAACCAAATGCACATCGATGGGCGTGACGACGATCCCCAATTGGCAACGCGGATTGAGTCGTTGGAGTTAGCGTTTCGAATGCAGGGCGAAGCTCGCGAAGCGTTCGACGTTTCCGACGAACCGGCGCACATTCAAGAAATGTATGGCGACTCGTTACAGGGACGCCAAATGTTGATCGCTAGGCGCTTGAGTCAACGTGGCGTTCGCTATGTCCAGGTCTACCACGGCGCCGGTCAACCCTGGGATTCGCACGCAGCGATCGAGAAAAATCATCCACGGCTGGCGAAGGAATGTGATCAACCGATCGCGGCCCTGCTTGCGGATTTGGAACAGCAAGGGCTGCTCGAGGACACGCTTGTGATCTGGGGAGGCGAGATCGGCCGGACGCCCACCGTGCAGCTCCCCGTCACCGCCACGCCCGGTCGCGACCACCACAACGACGGGTTTACCGTGTGGATGGCGGGCGGCGGAGTCAAAGGCGGAACGACGTACGGCGCAACGGACGAAGTCGGCTTGAAAGCCGTCGAAAATCGGGTCCACGTTCACGACTTGCACGCAACCATTTTGCACTTGCTTGGCTTCGATCACACGCGATTAACCTACCGCTATGCCGGTCGCGACTTTAGATTGACCGACGTGCACGGCAATGTCGTCACGGACATCATTGCCTAAAATAACAGCGGGCGACGGATCCCTCCTAACTTCTTCGACCACTCGCTTCAATACTTCAGATTGCTCCATTGATGGATTTGCATATGTTTCGATTCGTGAAACTTTCGGTTCGCTCGACTTTTTTATTCTTGACCACAGCGATGGTATCGCCGCTGTTGGGAGCCGACCCGCCGGCCAAGGTATCGGTCTTGCTGATCGACGGCCAGAACAATCATAAGTGGAAAGAAACCACGCCGGTGATCAAGCAGTCGTTGGAAGCTTGCGGACGATTCTTGGTCGACGTGGCCACCGCGCCGGACAAGGGCGCTGACATGGCGACGTTCTCACCGGACTTTTCGTCGTACGACGTTGTCGTTTCAAATTACAACGGTCAACCATGGAGCGAGGCGACAAGTCTTGCGTTCGAACAATTCGTGGCCAGCGGCAAAGGGTTCGTCAGCATTCACGCGGCCGACAACTCGTTTTCGAAATGGGATGCCTACAACCGCATGATCGGTCTGGGCGGTTGGGGTGGTCGCAACGAAACCAACGGCCCGTACGTTCGCTGGAAAGAAGACCTCAAACGATTCACTCGTGACGAGTCGCCCGGCCCCGGTGGCTCGCACGGCAAACGAGTCCCCTTTGCGGTGGTTGTTCGCGATGCCGATCACTCGATCACTCGCGGGTTGCCAGGAACATTCATGCAGACGGCGGACGAACTGTATGCCAAGCTTCGCGGTCCTGCGCTGAACATGCATGTATTGGCCACTGGATTCAGTGCACCGAAGACGGGCGGCAGCGGTGAACACGAACCTCTATTGATGACAGTCCAGTACGGCGACGGTCGCGTCTTTCATACAACGCTTGGACATGACGTCGACGCGATGCAAGGCGTCGCGTTCCAGGTCACCTTGCAGCGAGGTACCGAGTGGGCCGCGACCGGCGATGTCACGTTGCCCGCAGTCGACGCGGCCACTTTGACGGCCGACGTTGCTGCCGAGCGAGATCCGGGAACAGTGATCGCTCCGGCAACGGCATCCGAGTTGATCCCGGATTTGTCTGGCAACGATTGGGAAACTTTGTTCAACGGAAAAGATCTGAGTGGTTGGACTCAGAAAAACGGTACCGCAACTTATCGTGCCGAAGACGATTCGATTGTCGGGAAGACGGCCGAAGGAAGTCCGAACTCGTTCCTGTGCACCGACCGCGTCTATTCGGATTTCGAGTTGACGTTTGAAGTCATGGGCGACGCGGGGCTCAATAGTGGCGTTCAAATTCGTTCGCTTAGCAAGCCCGATGTCCAGAACGGGCGCGTTCATGGACCGCAAGTCGAGATCGAACCGTCGCCGGGCGAGAGCGGATACATCTATAGCGAAGCAACCGGTCGCAGGTGGATCACCACAGAGCGACCGATCGACGATGCGTTGATCAACGGTCAATGGAACCGTTACATCATTCGCGCTCGTGGCGATCGTTTGCAGACGTGGATCAATGGTCGCCCGATCGCGGATATCCGTGATGCAGAATCCAGCCGCGAAGGCTTCATCGGGTTGCAAGTCCATTCGGTGCCGAAAGACAGTACGCCGATGCAGGTGCGATGGAAAGACATTCGGATTCGCCCGCTTTGACGTGGCCGGTTGGGTAAAGATTGCCGATTGACGCAGATTGCCCGCGGTACGGTCTGGTCCGGTTGTTCAATTGGTGAGAGTTGTCGCACGGGGGGGGGTCTTACCGAATGGAGACGGACCCAACGGATTTTGATATCGCTCACGCCCAGAATGCGTCAAAACACCGTTCCAGCCCAGTCGATGTCAACGTTGGGCGACCGTGATTTGTATCCATGGAAGGGTACACCCGAGTCGTCCGGAAATTCTGGGCGTGCCGTTTCATGGAAGAACAGAGCCGAAAAAGTCGCTTGATCAAGCGATTCACGTTGGCAGCATGGATTGCTGCGACCGCATCACCGTTGAGCGCCAAATCACCGGATGCGAAATCGCCGGACACTTCAGAAGCAGTGGTCGCCGCAGAGAACGTCGTCAGCCTTCGAAGTCTGTTGTCGAACGGTCCCGGTCCTCAACCCGAGACGATCGCAGTCCCTGTCGCGCCGCCGACACCTTCACCCAAAGTTTCTTCGCCTAAACGCCGCGAGACTTCGCCCGTCGCCCAGGCAACGCCTAAGTCAATCAAGACGCCTACCAGGCCCGTTGCTTCCATCGGAACGCCAATTCCAAGCGTCTCGGACATTCGATTGCGTCTCATCGATGTTGCGAAATCGCTGACGATCGATCCTGCTTCATCCACGGACACGCCCGACCCGGCGAAGCAAGTTGGCGACGAACCGGCCGCTACGCCCGAGAGCATCGCCGAGATTTTGAAGGGTAAGGCTAGCGTTTTGGTTCTGCCACAACGGACGCCGCTCAAGACGTCAAGCAATCCGGCTCCGTATGTCAAGCGTTCGACACCGTCGAACTCGTTGACGTCGATGATTCCATCGGCCGCCACGGATCAGCCAAACCGCGAATACAAGCGGCAAGATGATCAAGATGATATCGCGATGACGAAGAAAACTGCCGCAACGACGGCAGCCGCCGGCGCCGTCGACACGCATCCGATCGCAATGGCTCCGCCGATTGAGTTGCCCAAACCGACGACGACGGAGTTGTTGGAATCCGAATCCATCGAACTTCGTGCCGAGCTGGATGCGAAGTTTGCGAAGCAGCATCTGTTCCCGTCCGTCGAAAGCGATCCCGCGGTCACGGCGTCCGCGTCACCGGTACCGATGAACGATTCAATGGCATCAAGCCAATTGTTGCCTCCGCCCGTCACCAGCACCGACCAAGAAACGACATCAGTCTCGCCGACCGCAATGATTCACGCGAACCGATTGCGAGAACTGTCGCATCGATCGTTGCAGGCTGCGAAGGACTGTTTGCAGCGTGGTGCTTTGCACTCCGCTAGAAAGTACGCCACCGAATCGCTTCGACAAACCATCGACATGCAGGATATTCGCGACGGCGGCAACCGACATGCTCGTCACCTCGACTTAGCGCTCAGCGCGATTCGCGAGTCCGATGACTTTTGCGGCCGCTTTGGCCACGTCGACTCGGAATCGCTGCAGCGGATGGTGTCGGTTCACGAAACTGATGTCCTCAAAGAACACGACCTGTCGAACGTTTCTGCGATGCGAGCCTCAGAAGCGTATTTGAGTGTCGCAAAAGACAACTTAGTCGCTGCGGCCGGCGATTCGTCGGACGCCTGTGACGCGATGGTGTTGCTAGGGATTCTGGAGAAGCAACTGCAAGACAAGAATCCGACCCACGCAGGTGCCGTTGCCATCACGCTGCAACATGCTGCATCCGAGATCGCACCCAACAGCGCCCTGGCACGCCAGGAGTTGGGCGTCACGTTCTTGGAACAAGGCTTAGTTCCACAAGCGGCATTCGCACTTTCGCAAAGTATCCAGCTTCGACCGTCTCGCGTCTCCTATACCCGGCTGTTGGATGCTTCGCGGCGGATGGGTGACGCTGAAACGTCCGGCCAGTGCTTGCAGGCACTCAACGATCCCAGCCTGCCAAGCGGTATCGCCGTCAAGACGCTCACGCCGGAAGACTTCGCAGCCAGCTATCGACCCGATCCGGTCTCGATGCAAGCACCTTCGAAGAAAGCGGCTGCGAGTCCCCCTTCACAAGCTGATACCCCGCGAGTGTCAACACGGTCGTTTTTTCCATTCGGCCGCCGCTAGTAGGGTGCGTCCTTAGCGCTAAAACAGTCTACCCAACAATTTGTTCCTTCCCGATGGACCGACCAGCAGCGTCCTGAAATTTGCGAGTGATATCCATGGCTATCAATCTTCTCAATCGCTTTGGCGTTCTGCTAATGGCCTGCGCGGTGTTCAGTGGTTCGGCGACGTTGCGAGCCCAGGACAGCAGCGATATTCCACCGGCGCCCAAGTCGGCGTTCTCGAATCCCAAGGTGGATCTTGGAAAACCGCATTCGGTATCGGAAACGATTCCGTCGGCACCACACTATCCAACCACATCGACACACAAA from Rubripirellula tenax encodes the following:
- a CDS encoding class I SAM-dependent methyltransferase → MNEIKFKWHWQPTVIAGQESRLAVASDPDGMLIEACERQDAGEEGVIDPFWAATWRAASGLDHYLDRIDINGMRVLELGCGTGHAGLAAAMRGAEVVLTDGVDDPLHLVRMSTQPVADRCRVQQLRFGIDRIDGPRFPLILGSDVTYLRVLWPELDQCLRDHLADGGEVLLSDPFRIIANEFRDWIQDKNWIYTEHSINLSDDPSHPIRVMQLKLPG
- the hemB gene encoding porphobilinogen synthase; amino-acid sequence: MRRVRRHSWSRQLVAESSLTASDLIWPWFVFDEKGRVAVGSLPGVERLGVDQIARQAAAACELGIPAIAIFPATDPKLKTDDAREAVNAENLVCRTVRAIKAEVGDSLGVICDVALDPYSSHGQDGLVRDGYVVNDETIEVLCQQAIIQAEAGCDIIAPSDMMDGRIGAIRAALDGAGKIDVQIMSYAAKYASAFYGPFRDAVGSSGNLAGGSKMTYQQSPTQSDEALHEVALDLAEGADSVMIKPGMPYLDIVHRVKATFAVPTFVYQVSGEYAMLSAAAQNGWLDRQQVMMESLTAFKRAGADGILTYFAPEAAEWLKS
- a CDS encoding PSD1 and planctomycete cytochrome C domain-containing protein, with amino-acid sequence MAVSSWIRADGLNPREEFFENQVRPLLIAKCQECHSASLQESDLRLDGQAFVLQGGISGPAAVARNIDDSLIIQAVTGQKGLDRMPPDEPLEPEEILILKKWVRIGLPWTAEDVPPASEAGHPIPLGDQVAIGKAAQSHWAFQPVAKTPPPTVAADMAEWVNNPIDAFIASRLSDNRLSPNPVAERRVLIRRMYFDLIGLPPTATQIDALEHDPRPDHVVLDELATTLLASDHHGERWARYWLDLARYADTRDWQAQAELRYPYAYTYRDYVIESLNADKPYDVFVRQQIAADSYTDDAASPDLAALGLLTVGPMFRNNQLEQVADKIDVVCRGLMGITVSCARCHDHKYDPIPIEDFYSLYGVFASTRMPDELPVIPGSKASPELLADFQAKLDARRRALDSYKQELKQEAEAALRQSLPKYLDGFVLMTVSGKSDIRGTISKLKVKDIAMTPLDNVLAKSLKDASLADHPVLGPWQQGLSLSDKEFVGKRETLISAWSSDKKLNPRIAAELTSNPPKSRVELVKTYAVVFDRVIQKWTRQAKANANAASLPDPADEAVRDVLLSRDGWLDLDVDAVLAASRLTGKGRKSLGDLEKAITEVEVTHPGAPPKAMTLVDLEKPITPYVMLRGEPNRRGDRVPRQFLRMIAGDQRKPFGDGSGRRELAEAIVDAGNPLTSRVAVNRIWSRYFGMGLAESLDDFGLRSEPPNHPELLDWLATEFVRNGWSMKWLHHTIVSSNTYRQGSAARDDGLLADPENRLLWRQNRRRLDFEAMRDSMLSVAGSLDPSIGGRSVKLSDVPFSNRRSVYAYVDRIELDPMLSTFDFASPTASAASRPETTIPQQALFAMNHPFVAQLCRHIATDVKASDFSADESALVESIYRRVFGRSPSPEEASTSVDFVRTANQQPDESVSTWQYGYGPMNPGDTGNPGDVDDNSVPFTPLPHWTGQVYQASEEFPDPEFKHVRLTAAGGHPGSTDQRCAIRRWSAPADGVVRISGVLKHTREGSDGVVAMIRSADVSTQHEVAQSTAKTDVKEIQVRRGDVIDFVVACGATSRSDSYSWIVTIVGLDGDLRKQTWKSSDDFQPPPPPLLEPLAQLAQALMLTNEFLYMD
- a CDS encoding DUF1501 domain-containing protein; the protein is MMMNQIANRRQLLTQSGMGLGMLALAGLMSDDAGAQQATDGGGGSSLRSKSPHFAAKAKRVIHLFANGGPSQIDTFDPKPALEKMAGKTLSDKLGRDRRLGGVAHPSIFKFAKHGECGTEVSELFPNVAKHVDKMCVIRSMVTDVPNHEPGLMMMNCGDIVRPRPSVGSWALYGLGTENQSLPGYVVMCPSGLPTAATANWRSAFLPGIYQGTHVDTKYTDPDELIANIENKFLVHGQQHRQLDLVRQLNQMHIDGRDDDPQLATRIESLELAFRMQGEAREAFDVSDEPAHIQEMYGDSLQGRQMLIARRLSQRGVRYVQVYHGAGQPWDSHAAIEKNHPRLAKECDQPIAALLADLEQQGLLEDTLVIWGGEIGRTPTVQLPVTATPGRDHHNDGFTVWMAGGGVKGGTTYGATDEVGLKAVENRVHVHDLHATILHLLGFDHTRLTYRYAGRDFRLTDVHGNVVTDIIA
- a CDS encoding family 16 glycoside hydrolase, producing the protein MDLHMFRFVKLSVRSTFLFLTTAMVSPLLGADPPAKVSVLLIDGQNNHKWKETTPVIKQSLEACGRFLVDVATAPDKGADMATFSPDFSSYDVVVSNYNGQPWSEATSLAFEQFVASGKGFVSIHAADNSFSKWDAYNRMIGLGGWGGRNETNGPYVRWKEDLKRFTRDESPGPGGSHGKRVPFAVVVRDADHSITRGLPGTFMQTADELYAKLRGPALNMHVLATGFSAPKTGGSGEHEPLLMTVQYGDGRVFHTTLGHDVDAMQGVAFQVTLQRGTEWAATGDVTLPAVDAATLTADVAAERDPGTVIAPATASELIPDLSGNDWETLFNGKDLSGWTQKNGTATYRAEDDSIVGKTAEGSPNSFLCTDRVYSDFELTFEVMGDAGLNSGVQIRSLSKPDVQNGRVHGPQVEIEPSPGESGYIYSEATGRRWITTERPIDDALINGQWNRYIIRARGDRLQTWINGRPIADIRDAESSREGFIGLQVHSVPKDSTPMQVRWKDIRIRPL
- a CDS encoding tetratricopeptide repeat protein; translation: MEGYTRVVRKFWACRFMEEQSRKSRLIKRFTLAAWIAATASPLSAKSPDAKSPDTSEAVVAAENVVSLRSLLSNGPGPQPETIAVPVAPPTPSPKVSSPKRRETSPVAQATPKSIKTPTRPVASIGTPIPSVSDIRLRLIDVAKSLTIDPASSTDTPDPAKQVGDEPAATPESIAEILKGKASVLVLPQRTPLKTSSNPAPYVKRSTPSNSLTSMIPSAATDQPNREYKRQDDQDDIAMTKKTAATTAAAGAVDTHPIAMAPPIELPKPTTTELLESESIELRAELDAKFAKQHLFPSVESDPAVTASASPVPMNDSMASSQLLPPPVTSTDQETTSVSPTAMIHANRLRELSHRSLQAAKDCLQRGALHSARKYATESLRQTIDMQDIRDGGNRHARHLDLALSAIRESDDFCGRFGHVDSESLQRMVSVHETDVLKEHDLSNVSAMRASEAYLSVAKDNLVAAAGDSSDACDAMVLLGILEKQLQDKNPTHAGAVAITLQHAASEIAPNSALARQELGVTFLEQGLVPQAAFALSQSIQLRPSRVSYTRLLDASRRMGDAETSGQCLQALNDPSLPSGIAVKTLTPEDFAASYRPDPVSMQAPSKKAAASPPSQADTPRVSTRSFFPFGRR